One genomic segment of Melospiza melodia melodia isolate bMelMel2 chromosome 22, bMelMel2.pri, whole genome shotgun sequence includes these proteins:
- the NRARP gene encoding notch-regulated ankyrin repeat-containing protein: MSQSEVSPCAAPPPPPSQRVFQEAVRRGNTKELQSLLQNMTNCEFNVNSFGPEGQTALHQSVIDGNLELVKLLVKFGADIRLANRDGWSALHIAAFGGHQDIVLYLITKAKYSAGAR; the protein is encoded by the coding sequence ATGAGCCAGAGCGAGGTGTCGCCGtgcgcggcgccgccgccgccccccagcCAGCGGGTGTTCCAGGAGGCGGTGCGGCGCGGCAACACCAAGGAGCTGCAGTCGCTGCTGCAGAACATGACGAACTGCGAGTTCAACGTCAACTCCTTCGGGCCCGAGGGCCAGACGGCGCTGCACCAGTCCGTCATCGACGGTAACCTCGAGCTCGTCAAGCTCCTGGTCAAGTTCGGCGCCGACATCCGCCTGGCCAACCGCGACGGCTGGAGCGCCCTGCACATCGCCGCCTTCGGGGGCCACCAGGACATCGTCCTCTACCTGATCACCAAGGCCAAATACTCCGCCGGCGCACGGTGA